From Haloglomus litoreum, the proteins below share one genomic window:
- a CDS encoding polysaccharide deacetylase family protein, with product MGRVVISVDAELGWGFHDRSAPPERRISAARDGWATLVELFDEYEVPATWAVVGHLLREDCEPWDDLEPCPCVQSPVLAERARRYAPELVTAVRDADADHELACHSFSHPGFDDITKERARSEVVRSIAAARAHDITLRSFVFPRNRVGHRDVLAEQGFTAYRGVGPARGGSRLRRLLQTTTGRWTPPLVSPTVDEYGLVDLPDSLYLFRFEGWPRSVVESVSEDPVVRLFRRGVDAAAESDGVFHCWLHPNNVVADRDVRRLREILSVLDSRRDEVTLSTMHEVAERASAPETRPVADAEVGES from the coding sequence ATGGGTCGCGTGGTGATCTCGGTCGACGCCGAGCTGGGCTGGGGATTCCACGACCGGAGTGCCCCCCCGGAGCGTCGGATCTCGGCCGCGCGGGACGGGTGGGCGACCCTCGTCGAGCTGTTCGACGAGTACGAGGTGCCCGCGACCTGGGCCGTCGTCGGCCACCTCCTCCGCGAGGACTGCGAGCCGTGGGACGACCTCGAACCCTGTCCCTGCGTGCAGTCGCCCGTCCTCGCGGAGCGCGCGCGCCGGTACGCGCCGGAGCTCGTCACTGCGGTCCGCGACGCGGACGCCGACCACGAACTGGCGTGTCACTCATTCTCCCACCCGGGGTTCGACGACATCACCAAGGAGCGCGCGCGGTCGGAGGTGGTGCGGAGCATCGCCGCGGCGCGCGCTCACGACATCACGCTCCGGTCGTTCGTCTTCCCGCGGAACCGGGTGGGCCATCGGGACGTCCTCGCCGAGCAGGGGTTCACCGCCTACCGCGGCGTCGGCCCAGCTCGCGGTGGCTCGCGGCTCCGCCGACTCCTCCAGACGACGACCGGCCGCTGGACGCCGCCACTGGTATCGCCCACCGTCGACGAGTACGGGCTGGTCGACCTCCCCGACTCGCTGTACCTGTTCCGGTTCGAGGGGTGGCCGCGCTCGGTCGTCGAGTCCGTCAGCGAGGACCCTGTCGTCCGGCTGTTCCGGCGTGGTGTCGACGCCGCCGCCGAGTCCGACGGCGTGTTCCACTGCTGGCTCCATCCCAACAACGTGGTCGCCGACCGCGATGTGAGACGGCTGCGCGAGATACTGTCCGTTCTGGACTCGCGTCGCGACGAGGTCACACTCTCGACGATGCACGAGGTGGCCGAACGAGCATCCGCTCCGGAGACCCGGCCCGTGGCCGATGCGGAGGTCGGTGAATCATGA